One window of the Chitinophaga niabensis genome contains the following:
- a CDS encoding aldo/keto reductase, translated as MNYHTLGKSSLKISEVSFGCMSLPAEDGGKLIRQAIDLGINYFDTADLYDKGANESLLGKALEGKREKVIIASKVGNQWREDGSGWDWNPRKEYILSAVEGSLQRLKTDYIDLYQLHGGTIEDPIDETIEAFERLKEQGKIRYYGISSIRPNVIREYIIRSNIVSVMMQYSLLDRRPEISCLPLLEKHNIGVLARGSVAKGLLINKPAAPYLSYTTEEVQRAKEAIAAVSGSKRLPSQSAVKYVLMHSAVTSAVVGIRMQEQLEEAVANVPRLNASEYEQLTAAVPVKDYTEHL; from the coding sequence ATGAATTACCATACATTAGGCAAGTCTTCTTTAAAGATCAGTGAGGTATCCTTCGGCTGCATGTCTCTCCCTGCTGAAGATGGCGGGAAATTGATCCGCCAGGCAATAGACCTGGGTATTAACTATTTTGATACGGCGGACCTGTATGATAAAGGTGCCAATGAAAGCCTGCTCGGGAAAGCATTGGAAGGCAAAAGGGAAAAAGTGATCATAGCCAGTAAAGTGGGCAACCAGTGGCGGGAAGATGGCAGTGGCTGGGATTGGAATCCCCGGAAGGAATACATCTTATCAGCAGTAGAAGGCAGCCTGCAACGCCTGAAAACAGATTACATTGATCTGTACCAACTGCATGGCGGAACCATAGAAGACCCTATCGATGAAACCATAGAAGCATTTGAACGTTTAAAGGAACAGGGAAAGATCCGTTACTATGGTATTTCTTCTATTCGCCCTAACGTGATCAGGGAGTATATCATACGCTCCAATATAGTAAGTGTAATGATGCAATACAGTTTGCTGGACCGCAGGCCGGAGATCAGTTGCCTGCCCCTGCTGGAAAAACACAACATTGGCGTACTGGCCAGGGGGAGTGTGGCAAAAGGATTACTGATCAACAAACCTGCTGCGCCTTACCTGAGTTATACAACGGAAGAAGTGCAGCGGGCAAAAGAAGCAATAGCCGCGGTTTCCGGCTCAAAGCGCCTGCCTTCCCAGTCAGCTGTAAAATATGTGCTGATGCATTCCGCTGTAACTTCTGCTGTAGTTGGTATCCGTATGCAGGAACAGCTGGAAGAAGCTGTTGCAAATGTGCCGCGGCTGAATGCATCAGAATACGAGCAACTCACAGCTGCTGTACCCGTAAAGGATTATACAGAACACCTGTGA
- a CDS encoding ABC transporter permease — MFRNYLRIAWRNLLKNKTFSFINITGLAIGMASCIMIMLFVTYERDFDGQHTKNIYRLCEVQKFEGMVAPQNVALSMYPMATALKREYPEVKNFTRAQPLSNVDLNYGEKRIFIKTALLVDSTFLQLFDFKLTAGDKNTALMKPGNIILSEETAKKMFGEEDPIGKIIVKNIGDTIPLYVTGVVKVPAASHMQFEALVSLNTRYNPRWEQNWGGNWLTTYLELTPNANIAGLTNKFPAFLKKYMAEDDRWKRYELFLQPLKDVHASSTNITHDYINFQKFDKRYTYIFFIIGVMILIIACINFMNLSTARSAERAKEVGIRKSIGAHRSQLAWQFIGESVMLSFIALIFAVGIVMLTLPYVSDFSERALHFPLFTNPKVFSLVIGGTLLLGILAGLYPAGYLSSFEPVKVLKGSMQSGRNKGNLRNALVVVQFTAAVFLIIATVFALKQLHFMQTKDRGFNGDQVLLLKLDSETNGKYEVMKQELLGNSLISAVSASQQRLGANIHQGGVTFHGEGPARNLATSGVVVDKDFIRLYKIPLVAGEDFSKDVANNAKEYIINETLAKELLKEEKKGATMESLVGKMFGYGGMDSSGRIVGVAKDFNFNTLHHKIETLMMFNQKDWGYSEMAIRINANKVKESMAFVEATWNKHVTGHPFDPYFLDQHFAKIYQSDKQVSTVVLILALLAIVISCLGLFGLASHAAERRLKEIGIRKVLGATVQNIVAMISKDFVKLVIIANLIAWPIAWYAVYTWLNDFAYRISISWWVFGIAGIIAVVIALATVSYQAIRAGYSNPVKSLKLD; from the coding sequence ATGTTTCGCAACTACCTCCGCATTGCCTGGCGCAACCTTTTAAAGAACAAAACGTTTTCTTTTATCAACATCACCGGCCTTGCCATTGGTATGGCTTCGTGTATAATGATCATGTTGTTCGTAACTTATGAAAGGGATTTTGATGGACAACATACAAAGAACATCTACAGGTTATGTGAAGTGCAGAAATTTGAAGGGATGGTAGCCCCGCAGAATGTTGCGTTGAGTATGTACCCTATGGCTACTGCACTGAAGCGTGAGTATCCTGAAGTGAAGAACTTTACCAGGGCACAACCACTCAGCAATGTAGATCTGAACTACGGAGAGAAAAGGATATTTATAAAAACAGCGCTCCTGGTAGATTCTACTTTTCTGCAGCTGTTTGATTTCAAACTCACGGCAGGAGATAAGAATACAGCATTAATGAAACCAGGCAATATTATCCTTTCGGAAGAAACGGCTAAAAAAATGTTTGGGGAAGAAGATCCTATCGGTAAGATCATTGTGAAGAATATAGGGGATACAATTCCTTTATACGTAACCGGTGTTGTAAAAGTACCTGCCGCTTCTCATATGCAATTTGAAGCGCTGGTGTCTCTGAATACACGTTATAACCCAAGATGGGAACAGAACTGGGGAGGCAACTGGCTGACCACTTACCTGGAATTAACGCCGAACGCCAATATTGCCGGGCTCACCAATAAGTTTCCTGCATTCCTGAAGAAATACATGGCAGAAGACGACAGGTGGAAGAGATATGAACTATTCCTGCAACCCTTGAAAGACGTGCATGCCAGTTCTACGAATATCACACACGACTATATCAATTTCCAGAAATTCGATAAACGGTATACTTACATCTTCTTTATCATTGGTGTGATGATCCTGATCATTGCCTGCATCAATTTCATGAACCTCTCTACAGCACGGTCTGCCGAAAGGGCAAAAGAAGTAGGCATCCGCAAATCGATCGGCGCGCATCGCTCACAGTTAGCCTGGCAGTTCATCGGAGAATCTGTGATGTTATCATTCATCGCATTGATCTTTGCTGTAGGAATAGTGATGCTCACATTGCCATACGTGTCTGATTTCAGCGAACGGGCATTACACTTTCCGCTATTCACCAATCCCAAAGTATTTAGCCTGGTAATAGGCGGTACGTTATTGTTAGGCATATTAGCCGGTTTGTACCCTGCAGGATATCTCTCTTCCTTTGAACCTGTGAAAGTATTGAAGGGCTCCATGCAATCCGGCAGGAACAAGGGCAACCTGCGGAATGCATTAGTAGTGGTACAGTTCACGGCGGCGGTGTTCCTTATCATTGCCACTGTATTTGCACTGAAGCAATTGCATTTCATGCAAACGAAAGATCGTGGCTTTAACGGAGATCAGGTATTACTGCTGAAACTGGATAGTGAAACAAATGGTAAATACGAAGTGATGAAGCAGGAGCTGTTGGGCAATTCGCTGATCTCTGCCGTATCTGCTTCCCAGCAAAGATTGGGAGCTAATATTCACCAGGGCGGCGTAACATTTCATGGAGAAGGCCCTGCACGTAACTTAGCTACTTCTGGTGTAGTGGTAGATAAGGATTTCATCAGGTTATATAAGATCCCGCTTGTAGCCGGTGAAGATTTTTCAAAGGATGTGGCCAATAATGCCAAAGAGTATATCATCAATGAAACACTAGCCAAAGAATTGCTGAAGGAAGAAAAGAAAGGCGCTACCATGGAATCCCTTGTAGGCAAAATGTTCGGATATGGCGGCATGGACTCTTCCGGCAGGATCGTAGGGGTTGCGAAAGACTTCAATTTTAATACCCTCCACCATAAGATAGAAACCCTGATGATGTTCAATCAGAAAGACTGGGGTTACAGCGAAATGGCCATCCGCATCAATGCTAATAAGGTCAAAGAATCCATGGCTTTTGTGGAAGCCACCTGGAACAAACACGTGACAGGGCATCCTTTCGATCCCTATTTCCTGGATCAGCACTTTGCCAAGATCTATCAGTCTGATAAACAGGTCAGTACCGTGGTATTGATCCTCGCCCTGCTGGCTATTGTTATTTCCTGCCTTGGTTTATTCGGCCTGGCATCCCATGCTGCGGAGAGAAGGCTGAAAGAGATAGGCATCCGCAAAGTACTGGGCGCTACAGTACAGAATATCGTAGCGATGATCAGCAAAGACTTTGTGAAGCTGGTGATCATTGCTAACCTCATTGCCTGGCCAATTGCCTGGTATGCCGTGTACACCTGGCTGAACGATTTTGCTTACCGTATCAGCATCAGCTGGTGGGTTTTTGGTATAGCCGGTATCATTGCAGTTGTGATTGCATTGGCAACGGTGAGTTACCAGGCCATCAGGGCGGGTTATAGTAACCCCGTAAAAAGCCTGAAACTGGATTAA
- a CDS encoding LacI family DNA-binding transcriptional regulator: MKFDDVITIKDIAKALNLSTSTVSRALRGRYEISAETKKMVLEYAERMNYRPNLIALSLKEQRSKAIGIVVSEIANNFFSQAINGIESIAYNRGYHVIITQSHESRDREMVNVQHLVSRNVDGLLLSFSCETTDMAYFQQLHEKGFPMVQFDRVMADLDTHKVIADNYQGAFHATEHLISQGFRKIGHITSTNNLNITRERLQGYKDALLKHHIPYDEELVKHCNRGGMIYEEVEEAVESLFFNKSKIDALFTAGDRLTTVCLSALKNVQNKYKQVGFIGFTNTNLADLFTPSVSVVRQPAFEIGQRATELLIEMIESKKPITDFEQEVLSSHLIIRDSSKPL, translated from the coding sequence ATGAAATTTGATGATGTAATAACGATCAAGGATATCGCCAAGGCGCTAAACCTTTCCACTTCCACGGTGTCCCGCGCATTACGGGGACGGTATGAGATATCTGCAGAAACAAAGAAGATGGTACTCGAGTATGCTGAGCGCATGAATTACAGGCCCAACCTTATTGCATTGAGCCTGAAGGAACAACGTAGCAAAGCCATCGGCATCGTAGTATCGGAGATTGCCAACAACTTCTTTTCCCAGGCTATTAATGGTATTGAATCCATTGCGTATAACAGGGGTTACCACGTTATCATTACGCAAAGCCACGAGAGCCGGGACAGGGAAATGGTGAATGTGCAGCACCTCGTTTCCCGTAATGTAGATGGGCTCCTGCTCTCCTTCTCCTGCGAAACCACAGATATGGCCTACTTCCAGCAATTGCATGAAAAAGGCTTTCCCATGGTGCAGTTCGACAGGGTGATGGCAGACCTGGATACTCATAAAGTGATAGCAGACAATTACCAGGGTGCTTTCCATGCCACGGAACATCTCATCTCCCAGGGCTTCAGGAAGATCGGGCACATCACCAGTACTAACAACCTGAATATCACAAGGGAAAGATTACAGGGGTATAAAGATGCGCTGCTGAAACATCATATTCCTTATGATGAGGAACTGGTAAAACATTGCAATCGTGGGGGTATGATCTATGAAGAAGTAGAGGAGGCAGTGGAGAGTTTATTCTTCAATAAGAGTAAAATTGACGCTTTATTTACGGCCGGTGATCGTTTAACAACTGTATGCCTGAGCGCACTGAAAAATGTGCAGAATAAATATAAACAGGTAGGCTTCATTGGGTTCACCAATACTAACCTGGCAGACCTTTTTACGCCGTCTGTAAGTGTGGTACGGCAACCGGCTTTTGAGATCGGGCAAAGGGCCACGGAATTACTGATAGAAATGATAGAAAGCAAGAAACCCATCACGGATTTTGAGCAGGAGGTATTGTCCAGCCACCTTATTATCCGCGATTCCTCCAAACCGCTTTAA
- a CDS encoding gliding motility-associated C-terminal domain-containing protein, producing the protein MLKYSSLYLLILLAFTHRAYSQAACSTIGQTPATAFPVCGSQTFIQQSVPICGYRDVPGPACNNTGDFLHKDKNPFWYKFTCYTEGTLGFTITPNDLREDYDWQIWDITGRDPNEVYTNTNLYLTMNWSGEKGLTGASAAGRSLDVCGGLGQDLFSSMASLKKGHEYLLLISHFSNSQSGYKLSFGGGTADITDPVLPALVSSKYDCANFAVGIKLSRKVLCSTLDPDGSDFTFGPGGPAIRSAKGVTCANGFDLDSVILYLDKPLDPGVYTIMAQDGKDANTLLNACSKQLPAGETTGFTVIAALPVGMAKMKILPCAPDQLELEFPDDIRCSAVAADGSDFRLSGPSAVNITSASTTCNANGLTRTVILKLDQRILEAGDYTVTLVTGTDGNTIASNCHVETLPGGEALFSIAAQPPVLLRGIASPGCAPVAVKLGLSIPVRCSSIAADGSDFMINGPIPVTITNATGICNANGFTDTVILKFSAPIFTMGSFQVQTATGTDGNTLQGECWQAAAVAQASGFNTADTVNSDFTFSLQFNCKLTTAGFVHDGSNHVNSWKWTMPDGEIRREQRPVKVFDSFGNKLVQLEVSNGVCHAKVATSILITSELEAVFSVAPGPYCPMEIVKPVNESTGNILTWEWDYGNGTTSMGEQPLSMRYFPQSKEQDYRIRLIVRNNVNCRDTMDRYIKAARSCYIDVPSAFSPNHDGQNDYFYPLNAYKAQDLKFQVYNRLGQLMFESGDWRKRWDGCHNGIPVGMGTYAWMLEYTDGESGKKVFRKGTVVLVR; encoded by the coding sequence ATGTTGAAATACAGTTCCCTTTACCTACTGATACTCCTGGCATTCACCCACCGGGCTTATTCTCAAGCTGCTTGTTCGACAATTGGTCAGACGCCTGCCACTGCATTTCCTGTATGCGGATCACAAACTTTTATACAACAATCCGTACCCATTTGTGGATATAGGGACGTACCAGGCCCTGCCTGTAACAACACCGGAGATTTTCTTCATAAGGATAAAAATCCTTTCTGGTATAAGTTCACTTGTTACACAGAAGGTACACTTGGCTTTACCATCACACCCAATGATCTGCGTGAAGATTACGATTGGCAGATCTGGGATATTACTGGCCGTGATCCCAACGAAGTATACACCAACACGAATTTATATCTCACCATGAACTGGTCAGGGGAAAAAGGGCTTACCGGAGCATCCGCAGCAGGGAGATCATTGGATGTATGCGGAGGTCTTGGACAGGATCTGTTCAGTTCCATGGCCAGCTTAAAGAAAGGGCATGAATACCTCTTGTTGATCAGTCATTTTTCAAATTCACAGAGCGGATATAAACTGAGTTTTGGCGGAGGTACTGCAGATATTACAGATCCTGTGCTGCCTGCATTGGTATCTTCAAAATATGATTGTGCGAATTTTGCAGTAGGCATAAAGTTATCCCGCAAAGTATTATGCAGTACACTGGATCCTGATGGAAGTGATTTTACATTTGGCCCCGGAGGCCCAGCTATCAGGTCTGCAAAAGGCGTGACCTGTGCAAACGGATTTGATCTGGACTCTGTAATTCTTTACCTGGATAAACCATTGGACCCCGGTGTATATACCATCATGGCGCAGGACGGAAAAGATGCCAATACTTTATTGAATGCATGCAGTAAACAATTGCCCGCAGGGGAAACAACCGGCTTTACAGTAATAGCAGCACTGCCGGTAGGCATGGCAAAGATGAAAATATTACCCTGTGCGCCGGATCAGCTGGAACTTGAATTCCCGGATGATATCAGGTGTAGCGCTGTAGCAGCAGATGGCAGTGATTTTAGACTGAGTGGTCCTTCCGCTGTAAATATTACATCAGCCTCCACTACCTGTAATGCAAATGGCCTCACCCGCACGGTAATATTAAAACTGGATCAACGCATATTGGAGGCAGGTGATTATACCGTAACACTGGTAACTGGTACGGATGGTAATACCATTGCCAGCAATTGCCATGTGGAAACTTTGCCGGGAGGGGAAGCGTTGTTCAGTATCGCAGCGCAACCTCCGGTATTACTGAGAGGCATAGCATCCCCAGGTTGTGCACCGGTAGCTGTGAAATTAGGTTTGAGTATACCGGTAAGATGTAGTTCTATTGCAGCAGATGGCAGTGATTTTATGATTAACGGGCCAATTCCAGTTACCATCACCAACGCAACGGGCATCTGTAATGCCAATGGATTTACAGATACAGTGATCCTGAAATTTTCGGCGCCCATTTTCACCATGGGAAGTTTCCAGGTGCAAACAGCAACGGGTACAGATGGTAATACTTTACAGGGTGAGTGCTGGCAGGCAGCAGCCGTGGCACAGGCATCCGGTTTTAATACAGCCGATACCGTTAATTCGGATTTTACTTTCTCCCTGCAGTTCAATTGCAAACTAACCACCGCAGGTTTTGTACATGATGGAAGCAATCATGTAAACAGCTGGAAATGGACCATGCCGGATGGAGAGATCCGCCGGGAGCAGCGGCCGGTGAAAGTGTTTGATAGTTTTGGTAACAAGCTGGTACAGCTGGAAGTATCCAATGGCGTATGCCATGCAAAAGTAGCTACCTCCATCCTGATCACCAGTGAGCTGGAAGCTGTTTTCTCTGTAGCGCCCGGTCCATATTGCCCTATGGAAATAGTAAAACCGGTGAATGAAAGTACCGGGAATATACTAACCTGGGAATGGGATTATGGCAATGGTACAACCAGTATGGGGGAGCAGCCACTCTCCATGCGTTATTTCCCGCAATCAAAAGAACAGGATTACCGCATCCGCCTGATCGTTCGTAATAATGTGAACTGCAGGGATACAATGGACCGGTATATAAAAGCAGCACGCAGTTGTTACATTGATGTGCCTTCTGCTTTCTCTCCTAACCACGATGGGCAGAATGATTATTTCTACCCGCTGAATGCTTACAAGGCGCAGGACTTAAAATTCCAGGTGTACAACCGTTTGGGGCAACTGATGTTTGAGTCCGGGGACTGGCGGAAACGCTGGGATGGATGCCATAATGGTATACCGGTAGGAATGGGCACTTATGCCTGGATGCTGGAATATACGGATGGTGAAAGCGGAAAGAAAGTTTTCAGAAAAGGCACGGTTGTGCTCGTCAGATAA